The following proteins are encoded in a genomic region of Dyadobacter sp. UC 10:
- a CDS encoding saccharopine dehydrogenase family protein — protein MQKILVIGLGKVGSLVGTLLSKRFTVTGMDKAAPSYKLPFSVASGDVNDPFVLDQMLAGQDAVVSCMPYNLNLPIARKAYEHGVHYFDLTEDVATTAQIRDLARDSTHVFAPQCGLAPGFIGIVGMDLAKRFTKLRDIELRVGALPRYPNGLMGYSFTWSPAGVVNEYINDAEVIHNGVRKMVPSLEGIEMINIEGQEFEAFITSGGLGTMCETLEGRLDTLNYKTIRYPGHCSLMRFMLYELCLKDKRELIEQILTEAKPPVQQDVVYVYAVVEGWKENRLEREEFYKAYHPIEIDGVHWRAISWTTAASIASVVEMVADAKLPQKGFIRQEDIVLTDFLGTQNGQFFN, from the coding sequence ATGCAAAAAATCCTCGTGATCGGTTTAGGAAAGGTAGGCTCGCTCGTTGGAACGCTGTTGAGCAAGCGATTTACAGTAACGGGTATGGACAAGGCGGCGCCGTCTTACAAGCTGCCTTTTTCTGTCGCTTCGGGCGATGTCAATGATCCTTTTGTACTGGATCAAATGCTGGCAGGACAAGATGCTGTGGTTTCCTGTATGCCATATAACCTTAATCTGCCTATTGCCAGGAAAGCCTACGAACACGGAGTACATTATTTTGACCTGACAGAAGATGTAGCGACGACCGCTCAGATCCGTGATCTTGCCCGGGACAGTACTCATGTATTTGCGCCTCAATGCGGACTCGCGCCGGGGTTTATCGGGATAGTCGGAATGGATCTTGCCAAGAGATTTACGAAACTAAGGGATATCGAACTCCGGGTGGGCGCCCTGCCGCGATATCCGAACGGGTTAATGGGCTATTCATTCACCTGGTCACCTGCGGGGGTCGTGAATGAATACATTAACGATGCCGAGGTCATTCATAATGGTGTCCGTAAAATGGTACCGTCGCTCGAAGGAATTGAAATGATCAATATTGAAGGTCAGGAATTCGAGGCTTTTATCACCTCGGGCGGATTGGGTACAATGTGCGAGACGCTAGAAGGTAGGCTGGATACACTTAATTACAAGACGATCCGGTATCCGGGACATTGCAGCCTGATGCGGTTTATGCTATACGAACTATGTTTGAAGGACAAGCGCGAACTCATCGAGCAGATACTAACTGAGGCGAAACCACCTGTTCAGCAGGATGTTGTTTATGTGTATGCCGTCGTTGAAGGCTGGAAGGAAAACAGATTGGAACGTGAGGAATTTTATAAAGCCTATCATCCTATTGAAATCGATGGCGTGCACTGGCGGGCTATTTCGTGGACAACTGCTGCCTCTATCGCTTCCGTAGTGGAAATGGTCGCCGACGCCAAGTTACCTCAGAAAGGCTTTATCCGGCAGGAAGATATCGTGTTGACAGATTTTCTTGGAACCCAGAACGGTCAGTTCTTTAACTAA
- a CDS encoding BaiN/RdsA family NAD(P)/FAD-dependent oxidoreductase: MHISIIGGGASGFMAAITAAETFPAAKIVILEKNRTVLNKVRISGGGRCNVTHSPSELRFFIKNYPRGEKLLRKLLTKFDANATVAWFEKRGVKLKTEADGRMFPISDSSHSVIECLLRTAKLLNIEIRTSTSVESFVPMENGGFTLQLGENESLLTDRLLIATGGYPRLGSFDWLEEHRHEIVSPVPSLFTFNTPENYLLPLAGVSVQDTVVKIMGTKHEWRGPLLITHWGLSGPAVLKLSAWGARELAANDYQFICKVNWTPELNEQQLREFLTGERIKTPKQQIASNARFGLPLRLWKAFTETVEIPENLKWVDASNKSLNRLAEVLTNSQFTVSGKTTFKEEFVTCGGIALPDIDPETLQSRSVPGLYFAGEVMDIDGITGGFNFQNAWTTGYIAGKNLGATQP, from the coding sequence ATGCACATCTCAATTATCGGAGGCGGCGCTTCCGGGTTTATGGCTGCCATCACAGCTGCCGAGACATTTCCGGCAGCCAAAATCGTCATTCTTGAAAAAAACAGGACGGTTTTGAATAAGGTACGCATTTCAGGTGGCGGCCGCTGTAATGTGACGCATAGTCCTTCCGAACTGCGGTTTTTTATTAAAAACTATCCGCGGGGCGAAAAGCTGCTCCGGAAACTGTTGACAAAATTTGATGCAAATGCAACGGTAGCCTGGTTTGAAAAGCGTGGAGTGAAGTTAAAAACAGAGGCCGACGGCAGAATGTTTCCCATTTCAGATTCATCGCACAGTGTCATTGAATGTCTCCTCAGAACTGCGAAACTTTTGAATATCGAGATCCGGACCAGTACATCGGTGGAATCATTTGTTCCGATGGAAAACGGAGGATTTACATTGCAACTGGGTGAAAATGAAAGTTTGCTGACAGACCGGCTCCTGATTGCGACGGGTGGATACCCACGGTTGGGCAGCTTCGACTGGCTTGAAGAACATCGGCACGAGATTGTGTCGCCGGTACCTTCCCTTTTTACATTTAATACCCCGGAAAACTACCTGCTGCCACTGGCAGGGGTTTCGGTTCAGGATACTGTGGTAAAAATAATGGGCACCAAACATGAATGGAGAGGCCCTTTATTGATCACGCATTGGGGATTAAGCGGACCTGCGGTTTTGAAACTTTCGGCCTGGGGTGCGCGCGAGCTGGCCGCGAATGATTATCAATTCATATGTAAGGTTAACTGGACTCCCGAGTTGAATGAACAGCAGCTGAGGGAATTTCTGACCGGCGAGCGCATCAAAACGCCTAAACAGCAGATCGCCTCCAACGCCAGGTTTGGGTTGCCGCTCCGACTCTGGAAAGCGTTCACAGAAACAGTTGAAATTCCGGAAAACCTGAAATGGGTTGATGCCAGTAACAAATCATTGAACAGACTGGCTGAGGTGCTGACAAACAGCCAGTTTACCGTAAGCGGAAAAACTACATTTAAAGAAGAATTTGTAACCTGCGGCGGTATTGCCTTGCCTGACATTGATCCGGAAACGCTTCAAAGCCGGTCTGTACCCGGCTTGTATTTCGCGGGAGAAGTGATGGATATCGACGGTATTACGGGTGGATTTAATTTCCAGAATGCATGGACTACCGGTTATATTGCCGGTAAAAATTTAGGCGCTACTCAGCCATAG
- the uvrC gene encoding excinuclease ABC subunit UvrC — MSEFNYKEELSKIPMDPGVYRYFDETGEVIYVGKAKSLRNRVSSYFLKNNQHDRKTRRLVTQIRRIEYTIVLSEWDALLLENQLIKQLQPKFNILLKDDKTYPFICITDEPFPRVFPTRNMDRTKGTFYGPFANLRSMHTLLDMFKSLYQIRSCQLALTRQNIEARKFKVCLEYHIGNCKGPCEGLQTEPEYNAEIEQVHNILKGNLSSPQQYFKEKMLAAAEQMAFEKAHAWKTKIEHLSNFQSKATVINPRIGNVDVLTIVSDEEAAYLSFMKIKQGYMVAAQTIEVKKKLDESDHEILAMMIVEMRATYGSEAKELISNIKPDLEMRLEVTVPQIGDKKKLLDMSMKNVMYFRREKAERREVEASATSSKKDRILIRLKSDLQLKALPRHIECFDNSNIQGTNPVAAMVCFKEGKPSKKDYRHFNIKTVIGPNDFASMNEVVSRRYLRLIAEEQPLPDLIVIDGGKGQLGAACDALKSLGIYGQIPIIGIAKRLEEIYFPEDSLPLYIDKKSESLKLIQQIRDEAHRFAITFHRDKRSKGSLVSELEGVVGVGKVTAAKLLKHFGSVSGIRESSLETLTELVGLDRAKKVRAYFDAMAE; from the coding sequence ATGTCTGAATTCAATTATAAGGAGGAGCTTTCCAAAATTCCAATGGATCCCGGAGTGTACCGTTATTTTGATGAAACGGGAGAAGTGATTTATGTAGGAAAAGCCAAAAGTCTCCGGAACCGCGTTTCGAGTTATTTTCTCAAAAATAATCAACACGACAGGAAGACAAGAAGGCTGGTCACCCAGATCAGGCGGATTGAATATACTATTGTGCTCAGTGAATGGGACGCGCTTTTACTGGAAAACCAGCTGATCAAACAGTTGCAGCCTAAATTCAATATTTTACTCAAAGACGATAAAACATATCCTTTCATTTGCATCACGGATGAGCCTTTCCCAAGGGTTTTTCCAACACGCAACATGGATCGTACCAAAGGCACTTTTTACGGTCCGTTTGCAAATCTGCGGTCTATGCATACCCTGCTGGATATGTTCAAATCACTTTACCAGATCCGTTCCTGCCAGCTTGCACTTACCAGGCAGAATATTGAGGCCAGGAAATTCAAGGTTTGTCTTGAATACCATATTGGTAACTGCAAAGGCCCTTGTGAGGGATTGCAGACAGAGCCGGAATACAATGCGGAGATCGAACAGGTGCACAATATCCTGAAAGGAAACTTGTCTTCTCCACAGCAATATTTCAAAGAGAAAATGCTGGCTGCGGCCGAGCAAATGGCATTTGAAAAAGCCCACGCCTGGAAGACGAAAATTGAACATCTTTCCAATTTTCAAAGTAAAGCAACGGTCATTAACCCCAGGATCGGTAATGTAGATGTGTTGACGATCGTTTCCGACGAGGAAGCGGCATATCTCAGTTTTATGAAAATAAAACAGGGGTATATGGTCGCGGCGCAGACCATTGAAGTGAAAAAAAAGCTCGACGAGAGTGACCACGAAATACTTGCAATGATGATCGTCGAAATGCGCGCTACCTACGGATCGGAAGCGAAGGAGCTGATCTCCAATATCAAGCCCGATCTTGAAATGAGGCTGGAAGTAACGGTGCCGCAAATTGGCGACAAGAAGAAATTGCTGGATATGTCCATGAAAAATGTGATGTATTTCAGAAGGGAAAAGGCCGAACGCAGAGAAGTGGAAGCTTCGGCTACATCTTCGAAAAAGGACAGGATACTGATCAGGTTAAAGTCGGATTTGCAGCTTAAAGCATTACCGAGGCATATTGAATGCTTTGATAACTCCAACATACAGGGTACAAATCCAGTCGCCGCGATGGTTTGTTTTAAAGAAGGGAAGCCGTCGAAGAAGGATTACCGGCATTTTAATATTAAAACTGTAATAGGCCCGAACGACTTCGCTTCCATGAATGAGGTAGTGAGCAGGCGATATCTCCGGCTAATCGCCGAGGAGCAGCCGCTGCCCGATCTGATCGTGATTGACGGAGGCAAAGGACAGCTCGGTGCGGCGTGCGACGCATTGAAAAGCCTGGGTATTTATGGCCAAATCCCTATTATCGGTATTGCGAAAAGGTTGGAAGAAATCTATTTTCCCGAAGATTCGCTCCCGTTATATATTGATAAGAAATCAGAATCACTGAAATTAATCCAGCAGATCAGGGACGAGGCGCACCGTTTTGCGATCACATTTCACCGCGATAAGCGGAGCAAAGGAAGTCTGGTGAGCGAGCTGGAAGGAGTGGTTGGAGTTGGAAAAGTGACTGCTGCCAAATTGCTGAAACATTTCGGATCGGTTAGCGGCATTCGCGAAAGCTCGCTGGAAACGCTTACAGAGCTGGTAGGGCTCGACCGTGCGAAAAAAGTACGGGCCTATTTCGATGCTATGGCTGAGTAG
- a CDS encoding glycerate kinase, with translation MNIFVAPDKFRGSLEAEEVCNAIREGILLAFPEANVTTFPLADGGEGTAQILTRQSGGTQVTARVSDPLGRKIEASYGLSPDKKVAFIEMAAASGLKLLAQSERNPALTTTFGTGELISDALDKGVEKIILGIGGSATTDGGIGLAAALGYRFFDQKDKQLPHDGQSLNLINRIDTSHVDPRVYNFSIDVACDVSNPLFGQNGAAYIYGPQKGADPETVEKLDQGLQNLAKVAAITFGKDHSDVPGAGAAGGLGAGCMWFLNATLKDGISIVIGQGNVIELVKNADLVITGEGKIDEQTLSGKVVKGLADYCRKYDVPLAAVCGTLAISPGQSRDAGITYAVSVLNRPMDLETAQHEAFGLVRDATFQLVRLFFQKSRPDIS, from the coding sequence GTGAATATATTCGTTGCACCCGACAAATTCCGCGGTTCGCTCGAAGCAGAAGAAGTCTGTAATGCGATCAGGGAAGGTATTTTGCTGGCTTTCCCGGAAGCAAATGTTACGACTTTTCCACTCGCGGACGGTGGAGAAGGTACCGCGCAGATTTTGACAAGACAATCGGGCGGTACGCAGGTTACTGCGCGGGTATCAGATCCGCTGGGCCGGAAAATTGAAGCCAGCTACGGCTTGTCTCCGGACAAGAAAGTAGCATTTATCGAAATGGCAGCGGCTTCGGGTTTGAAATTGCTGGCACAATCCGAGCGCAATCCTGCACTTACCACAACTTTTGGAACCGGCGAACTGATCAGCGATGCGCTGGATAAAGGCGTAGAAAAGATCATCCTGGGAATAGGCGGAAGTGCTACGACCGATGGAGGAATAGGATTAGCGGCGGCATTAGGATACCGGTTTTTTGATCAAAAAGATAAGCAACTACCTCACGACGGGCAATCTCTAAATTTGATCAACAGAATTGATACATCTCACGTTGATCCGAGAGTGTACAATTTTTCTATCGATGTGGCTTGTGATGTTTCGAATCCTTTATTTGGACAAAATGGCGCTGCATACATCTACGGCCCGCAAAAAGGGGCGGATCCTGAAACCGTAGAAAAGCTGGACCAGGGGTTGCAGAACCTCGCAAAAGTGGCTGCAATAACTTTCGGGAAAGATCATAGCGACGTTCCCGGGGCCGGCGCAGCAGGCGGGCTTGGTGCAGGTTGTATGTGGTTTTTGAATGCAACATTAAAAGATGGTATCAGCATTGTGATCGGGCAGGGTAATGTCATTGAGCTGGTGAAAAATGCCGACCTTGTGATAACCGGAGAGGGAAAGATTGACGAACAGACATTGAGCGGAAAGGTCGTAAAGGGGCTTGCCGACTATTGTCGAAAATATGATGTTCCCCTCGCTGCTGTTTGCGGAACATTGGCAATATCTCCCGGGCAAAGTCGCGATGCCGGTATTACTTATGCGGTTTCGGTTTTGAACCGCCCCATGGATCTGGAAACGGCCCAGCATGAAGCTTTTGGGTTAGTTCGTGACGCAACTTTTCAACTGGTACGCTTGTTTTTTCAAAAGTCCAGGCCCGATATCTCCTGA
- a CDS encoding transglycosylase domain-containing protein: MIELQPGKYRRTIIRLWKYVALGLSLVILYIVAVSFNFFWLFGGMPDLKILENPKSELASELISEDGKSLGKYFFENRTQIDISQISPNLIDALVATEDARFVNHSGIDARSLLRVFKGVVSGNSSSGGGSTLTQQVAKNLFNTRSEEYEGLLGKIPVVRIVIAKTKEWVLAVILERKYTKQEIMQMYLNTVSFGNNTYGIKVAAKTYFDKEAWDLNVTESALLVGMLQNPTLFNPLRFPNNATNRRNTVLAQMMKYDYIPEEDFLVYKEKPLGMNFTVDSHNTGLAPYFRESMRNYLKSWVKIYNEEHDKDYDLYTSGLRIYTTIDSRMQRYQEDALKEHMKEQQRLFDAHWKGRNPWTFDNGKEIPGFLTTAAKRSPHFISLKRDLGEEEAWKIMRKPYKMKVFTWEGEKEMMMSPIDSIAYYKRFLRAGMMSMDPRNGHVKAWVGGINFKYFKYDHVKQGSRQPGSTFKPFVYVSALDKSFLTPCDHVTDQPVYFGPSDGVPGGWSPSNSNNKYSYQSLSLRQALGKSVNTVSAYLMKMVRPKTVVEYAHKLGITSKLQSVPSLCLGISDVSVYEMVGAYCAFANGGHRTEPMTILRIEDRYGNVLQEFFQKQNQEISANMAYNMLYLMRGAVEDPGGTAGRLRQWGVTDGNEIAAKTGTTSNYSDGWFMGITQNLVSGIWVGGEDRAIHFRTIALGQGGRVAMPAWGMFMQKVYADQTLVQYRKGPFNKPENYVRECGNVTTDSTDTYIPPSRSDDEGVLF, encoded by the coding sequence ATGATTGAATTGCAACCCGGAAAGTATCGACGTACCATTATACGCTTATGGAAGTATGTGGCACTTGGACTCAGTCTGGTTATTTTATATATCGTTGCCGTAAGCTTTAATTTTTTCTGGTTGTTCGGCGGAATGCCGGACTTGAAAATACTTGAAAACCCGAAAAGCGAACTTGCTTCCGAGCTGATCAGTGAGGATGGCAAATCTTTGGGAAAGTACTTTTTTGAAAACCGCACGCAGATCGATATCTCCCAGATATCTCCTAATCTGATCGACGCACTGGTCGCTACTGAGGACGCTCGTTTCGTAAACCACTCAGGAATTGACGCAAGAAGTTTACTGCGTGTATTCAAAGGTGTGGTCTCAGGAAATTCGAGTTCAGGAGGAGGAAGTACCCTCACGCAACAGGTGGCAAAAAACCTTTTTAACACCCGTTCCGAAGAATATGAAGGTCTTTTGGGTAAAATTCCGGTTGTAAGGATCGTGATCGCCAAGACCAAGGAATGGGTGCTGGCGGTAATTCTTGAAAGGAAATACACCAAGCAGGAGATTATGCAAATGTACCTGAACACGGTATCCTTCGGTAATAACACCTACGGTATTAAGGTTGCGGCCAAAACGTATTTTGATAAAGAAGCCTGGGACCTGAATGTAACGGAGTCGGCATTGCTGGTCGGCATGTTACAGAATCCTACCTTATTTAACCCATTGCGCTTTCCTAACAATGCAACCAACCGACGGAACACGGTATTGGCACAAATGATGAAATACGACTACATTCCCGAGGAGGATTTTCTGGTGTATAAGGAAAAGCCCTTAGGAATGAATTTTACGGTCGATAGCCATAATACAGGTCTTGCCCCCTATTTCCGCGAGTCAATGCGGAATTATCTGAAAAGCTGGGTTAAGATCTACAACGAAGAGCATGACAAAGATTACGACCTGTATACCAGCGGATTGCGTATTTATACCACCATTGATTCGCGCATGCAGCGTTACCAGGAAGATGCCTTGAAAGAGCATATGAAGGAGCAGCAAAGGCTTTTTGACGCGCACTGGAAAGGCCGTAATCCATGGACTTTCGACAATGGAAAAGAAATACCCGGATTCCTGACTACTGCTGCGAAAAGATCACCTCATTTTATCTCATTGAAAAGGGATCTTGGCGAAGAAGAAGCCTGGAAAATAATGCGGAAGCCTTACAAAATGAAGGTCTTTACCTGGGAGGGCGAAAAAGAAATGATGATGAGCCCGATCGATTCGATTGCTTATTATAAGCGTTTCTTACGTGCCGGGATGATGTCAATGGATCCGAGAAACGGACATGTGAAGGCGTGGGTTGGCGGTATTAATTTCAAATATTTCAAATACGATCACGTAAAACAAGGCTCCCGCCAGCCTGGCTCTACTTTCAAGCCATTTGTGTATGTTTCTGCACTGGACAAAAGTTTCCTGACCCCATGCGATCATGTAACCGATCAGCCGGTTTACTTCGGTCCGTCGGATGGAGTTCCTGGGGGATGGTCACCAAGCAACTCGAATAATAAATATTCTTATCAGTCATTATCCCTACGGCAGGCATTGGGTAAGTCCGTCAACACGGTGAGTGCTTACCTGATGAAAATGGTTCGCCCCAAGACCGTGGTCGAATATGCCCACAAGCTTGGTATTACCAGTAAGCTGCAATCTGTACCGTCGCTTTGTTTGGGTATCAGCGATGTATCGGTTTATGAAATGGTCGGAGCTTATTGTGCATTTGCAAATGGCGGCCACCGTACAGAACCGATGACGATCCTCCGTATTGAAGATCGCTACGGGAATGTGTTGCAGGAGTTTTTTCAAAAGCAAAATCAGGAGATCAGTGCGAACATGGCGTATAATATGCTATACCTGATGCGGGGAGCTGTGGAAGATCCGGGCGGTACGGCGGGCAGGCTCAGACAATGGGGCGTTACCGATGGTAATGAGATAGCCGCTAAAACAGGTACGACATCCAATTATTCAGATGGATGGTTTATGGGCATTACTCAGAATCTCGTTTCAGGTATCTGGGTAGGTGGCGAAGACAGGGCTATTCACTTCCGTACCATTGCGCTTGGACAAGGTGGTCGGGTTGCGATGCCAGCCTGGGGAATGTTCATGCAGAAGGTTTATGCGGACCAAACGCTGGTGCAATACCGCAAAGGGCCTTTTAATAAACCCGAAAACTATGTGAGGGAGTGCGGTAATGTGACTACCGACAGTACTGACACTTATATTCCACCTTCCCGCTCCGATGACGAGGGGGTGCTGTTCTAG
- the porW gene encoding type IX secretion system periplasmic lipoprotein PorW/SprE, which translates to MIDRFASHIRKITPYLALSILLTACSQFSTRPGAVNFHNISARYNAYFMAEQDMLEAEFAMKKAYKEDYNQLLPILLPMDSILAQTVKPQLDDAIKKASIVAEKHQNSKWLDNSYIVLGKSRLYLGQWADGLEALRYVYANGRDENDKNDALILLMRAYITQKDYSNALGVAEHLSQQPLDKSSVRDFYLTKAYLHQQNGEYLTSVAILEETFPLLKKSIETARIHFAAAQMYDRLGQYALANKHYRSVAKNRPSYDLGFYSSMNSLQNEVVLNPKKDLSEVGFEKMLRDRKNDDLRDRIYFTMGLLAEHRKQIPEAVEFLEKAAVASKGNMQQKAYTYLQLARINYESLENFEVSKAYYDSALAILPKEAPEYRLVAERKRALDSFVTEYTIVTTEDSLQKLARMNPAALDNKIDAILEEQEKRRAEEEENKRKAMIAAQNANNQNPGNPLANGNERRWELYDPALINQGKLDFRKTWGNRPLEDDWRRSSRPLQAASNNPAAAGTDSTVAGVSPADQGLKKGTAEWQQAHDLLKKNIPLTDAQFAESQQKKETALYGLGKIYRFDLKEPQRAIATFDRMLAEYPKTQYKDEIYYLLYLSYEEDNQNKAAWKSKLLTEYPNSTYARLVSKSTDVAGNSGNPIKEYEAMYQLYSKGEYEKALEDIERNLPAYKGGAMEDKFALLRVFLIGKVRGKEAYGQAITEFMRLYPASEYLPRLKEMQEFNSLSVGKR; encoded by the coding sequence GTGATCGACCGTTTTGCCTCTCATATCCGAAAAATCACACCGTACCTTGCGCTTTCCATTTTGCTGACAGCATGTTCGCAGTTTAGCACGAGGCCGGGAGCCGTGAATTTCCATAATATCTCAGCCAGATATAATGCCTATTTCATGGCAGAGCAGGATATGCTGGAAGCTGAATTCGCGATGAAGAAAGCGTATAAGGAAGACTACAATCAGCTGCTTCCTATCCTATTGCCAATGGATTCTATCCTGGCACAAACTGTCAAACCGCAGCTCGACGACGCGATCAAAAAAGCTTCAATAGTCGCTGAAAAGCATCAGAACAGCAAATGGCTGGACAATAGTTATATTGTTCTGGGGAAATCCAGGCTGTATTTGGGCCAGTGGGCCGATGGTCTGGAAGCACTTCGCTACGTATATGCCAATGGTCGCGACGAAAATGATAAGAATGACGCATTGATCCTTCTCATGCGGGCCTATATCACACAAAAGGACTATTCCAATGCGCTGGGAGTAGCAGAACATCTGAGCCAGCAGCCGCTTGATAAATCCTCAGTCCGGGATTTTTATCTTACAAAAGCATATTTACACCAACAAAATGGCGAGTACCTTACTTCGGTTGCTATTTTGGAAGAAACCTTCCCTCTTTTAAAGAAATCCATCGAAACTGCGCGGATACATTTCGCTGCGGCGCAGATGTATGACAGGTTGGGGCAATATGCATTAGCGAACAAACATTACCGGAGCGTCGCAAAAAACAGGCCTTCCTATGATCTGGGCTTTTATTCTTCTATGAACTCGTTGCAAAATGAAGTAGTACTGAATCCGAAGAAAGACCTGAGTGAAGTAGGTTTTGAAAAAATGCTGCGCGACAGAAAAAACGACGACCTGCGCGACAGGATTTATTTTACAATGGGTTTGCTTGCAGAGCACAGAAAGCAAATCCCAGAGGCGGTAGAATTTTTGGAAAAAGCTGCGGTGGCGTCGAAAGGGAACATGCAGCAGAAGGCTTACACCTATCTGCAACTGGCAAGGATTAATTATGAGTCGCTGGAAAATTTTGAGGTTTCCAAGGCATATTATGACAGTGCGCTGGCCATACTTCCGAAAGAAGCACCCGAGTACCGCCTGGTAGCGGAAAGAAAAAGAGCTCTGGATAGTTTTGTAACTGAATATACAATAGTTACTACCGAAGATAGCTTGCAGAAGCTTGCCCGGATGAATCCGGCAGCTTTGGACAACAAAATCGATGCGATACTGGAAGAGCAGGAAAAACGGAGGGCCGAAGAGGAAGAAAATAAGCGAAAGGCAATGATAGCCGCTCAAAATGCTAACAATCAGAATCCGGGGAACCCACTTGCAAATGGAAATGAGCGCAGGTGGGAGTTATATGATCCGGCATTGATCAATCAGGGCAAACTCGATTTCAGAAAAACCTGGGGAAACCGGCCCCTTGAAGATGATTGGCGCAGGAGCAGCAGGCCTTTACAGGCAGCTTCCAACAATCCCGCCGCCGCAGGTACAGATAGTACGGTAGCGGGAGTCTCACCGGCTGACCAGGGATTGAAGAAGGGAACCGCTGAATGGCAGCAAGCGCACGATTTGCTTAAAAAGAATATACCGTTAACCGACGCACAGTTCGCAGAATCTCAGCAAAAGAAGGAGACTGCATTGTATGGTTTAGGTAAAATTTACCGGTTTGACTTAAAAGAACCGCAGCGCGCGATCGCGACTTTTGACCGCATGCTGGCAGAATACCCCAAAACACAGTACAAAGACGAGATATATTACCTTTTGTATCTGAGTTATGAGGAAGACAATCAGAATAAAGCTGCCTGGAAATCAAAACTTTTAACGGAATATCCTAACTCGACATATGCGCGGCTGGTAAGCAAATCTACCGACGTCGCCGGTAATTCGGGAAATCCGATCAAGGAGTATGAGGCGATGTACCAGCTATATTCAAAAGGAGAATATGAAAAGGCACTGGAAGATATCGAGCGGAACCTTCCCGCTTATAAGGGCGGGGCAATGGAAGATAAGTTTGCGCTGCTCCGCGTATTTTTAATTGGGAAGGTGCGCGGTAAAGAAGCTTATGGCCAGGCAATTACCGAATTTATGAGATTATACCCAGCGAGTGAATACCTCCCACGCCTAAAAGAAATGCAGGAGTTCAATTCCCTGTCTGTGGGAAAAAGATAG
- a CDS encoding AtpZ/AtpI family protein, with protein METGSTGNGKENGKPLMKNQSSKFLKYSGLATQMLGTILIFTYGGYRLDRYQQNEVPVWTLALSLASIAGSLYMLIRSFSKS; from the coding sequence ATGGAGACCGGAAGCACAGGGAACGGAAAGGAAAACGGGAAGCCGCTGATGAAAAATCAGTCCTCCAAATTCCTGAAATATTCGGGGCTGGCCACGCAGATGCTCGGCACGATCCTGATCTTCACTTACGGAGGCTATCGGCTGGATCGCTACCAGCAGAATGAAGTGCCTGTATGGACGCTGGCGTTGTCGCTTGCTTCCATCGCGGGCTCACTATATATGCTGATCCGAAGTTTCTCCAAATCATAA